The nucleotide sequence ATTCACCGCGTTTGTTGCGCCCCTTCCATGCGTAGATGGCCATCAGGGGGTGCCTGCTACATCCAAGTCGTCAACGTCATACCCAACCCGCATGGCTTCCGCAAGGGTGGTACGCCCGGCCTTCACCAACTCCAAGGCATGGTGGGCCATGCTTTGGCCGCGCATGCGTTCGCGCGCGCTGCGCATAAAGTCACCGGGATCCGCCAAGGTGGCCTTGTGGGCCAGTTCCACATCCATTTCCATGAGCTCATACACCCCTTGGCGACCCGAGTAGCCAGACCCGTTGCATGCCGAACATCCCAGGCCTTTTTGGGGCAGCCATGTGGGTGTACCGACCTGCAAGGAGTCCAGCCATGATTGCTCTTGGGCGCTTGGGGTGTGCGCAGCCGCGCACTCGGTGCAGTTCAAGCGGAGCAAACGCTGTGCAATAACGGCCTGCAAAGAAGTGGCCACCATGTAAGACGGCACACCCATGTCCATCAACCTAAACGGCGTGCTCATGGCGTCACGGGTGTGCAAAGTAGATAGCAAGAGATGCCCAGTAATCGCCGCGCGCAGACCAATTTCGGCTGTTGCAGAGTCGCGCATTTCGCCCACCAAGATCACGTCGGGGTCTTGGCGCAAGCAGGAGCGCAGCACCTTGGCAAACGTGAGTTCAATCTTGTCATTCACCTGCACTTGGGTGATACCGGGCAAGCGGTACTCCACGGGGTCTTCGACGGTGATGACTTTGAGTTCATCCGCATTGATTTCCGCCAGTGCCGCATACAGCGTGGTGGTTTTTCCTGAGCCCGTAGGCCCGGTGACCAGCACCATGCCCGACTGCCGAGCCAACACTTCACGAAACCGCGCCAGCATGGCCGCAGGCATGCCAATGGCATCGAGGCGGCGCATGCCGATGCCTTGGTTGAGTAAGCGCATCACCACCGATTCGCCATAGGTGGCTGGCAGGGTCGACAGACGCACATCAATGGTTTGCTCTTTGAGCCGCACGCTGAAGCGGCCGTCTTGCGGCAAGCGCTTTTCAGAGATATCCAAACCACCCATAAGCTTGAGGCGCTGGGTCAGCGCACCCGCAATGCGCTTGTCAGCTTGGGTTTGGGTTTGCAACACACCGTCGACCCGCACCCGAATTTGCAAGCCCGCCTCTTGGGGCTCAATGTGCACGTCAGACGCACCGACTTGCATGGCGTCTTCAAACAGCGACTGCAACAAACGCACCACCGGTGCACCCTCCAGCCCCACGCTGGCGGTGAGTTCACCAAAGTCCACCGCATCTCCGATGTCTTTTTCCAGCGCCCGCGCCAAGCCGCTGATTTCTTCGGTGCGGCGGTACAGCTTGTCAAACGCTAAGGTCAGCTGGCTTTCTGGTGCGGCGGCTATGGCGATGTTGCGCTTGAGGATGCGCGTGAGCTCGTCAAAGGCAAACAGGTCGAGCGGGTCAGACATGGCCACCAGCAACTGGTCGCCCTTGTCTTCAAGCACCACCGCCTTGAACCTGCGGGCATTGGCTTCAGCCAGCAATTTGACGACTTCCGCGCGAAACGGAAAGGTCTTCAGATTCACGAACGGAATGCGCAGCTGCCGCGCCAAGCCGTTGGCCAACAACTCTTCGGTGATGATGCCGGTCTCTATCAGCAAGCGCCCCACTTTCTTGCCGGTGGTCCGCTGTAACTCCAAGGTTTGCTTGAGCTGCTCTTGCGAGATCAGGCGTTGCTGCACCAGTACATCGCCTAAGCGCAGTTTCTCCGGGCGACTGGTGGCAGTTGTCATGCGCAAGTCCTGTTTGAGCTGTGGCAAAAATAATAGCACGTTGCCATGGCTTGTGTCATGACAATTACCAAGCCAAAGCGCCCGCTAATCGGGCGCAGCAAGCTACAGTATTGATAGCTAATTGCGCACAGTACATGTGCCGTCTAGACCGATTCAGCCGCGTGCAACGCCAACTCGCACCGATCAACGGTGCGCCCGTCTGTGTTACAGGTTCGGTGCCAGCAAACGCTGCAACTCGGCGGCAGTGCGGCCACGGCGGCGCACATGGTCTTGGAGTTGGTCATCCGAAATCTTGCCCACGTTGAAGTAGGTGGCGTCGGGGTGCCCCAGGTAGAAGCCGCTCACGCTGGCGGCTGGCGTCATGGCCAGGCTCTCGGTCACGGCCATGCCAATGTCTTCGCACTGCAGCAGCGCAAACATGTCTTGCTTGACGCTGTGGTCAGGGCACGCAGGGTAGCCGGGGGCTGGACGAATGCCTTGGTATTTTTCGGCAATGAGCTCTTCAGCGCTTAAGGCTTCGCTAGGTGCGTAGCCCCATAGGTCGGTCCGCACGCGGTGGTGCAAGCACTCGGCAAAAGCCTCGGCCAAGCGGTCTGCAATGGCTTTGAGCATGATGGCGGAGTAGTCGTCGTGCGCATCCAAGAAGATCTTTTCGCGCTTTTCGGTGCCAATGCCCGCGGTCACCGCGAACATGCCTGCGTAGTCTGACTTAACTCCTTGGGGCGCCACAAAGTCGGCCAGGCAGCGGCTGGGGCGCATCACGCCGTCAATCTCTTGCTTCTCGGTTTGCTGGCGCAGGCCGTACCAGGTGAGTGCAACGGTGCTGCGGCTCTCGTCGGTGTAGAACTCGATGTCGTCATCGTTCACGCTGTTGGCCGGGTACAGCGCCACCACGGCGTTGGCGGTCAGCCATCGGCCTTCTATCAGGCGCTTAAGCATGGCTTTGCCATCTTCAAACACGCGGCTGGCCTCGGTGCCCACTACCTCGTCTTTCAAAATCGCTGGGAAGGGCCCGGCCAAGTCCCAGGTCTGGAAGAACGGGCCCCAGTCAATGAACTGCGCCAACTCGGTCAGGTCAAAGTTCTTGAACACGCGCCGCCCAATGAACTTGGGGACCGTGGGCGCAAAGCTGGCCCAGTCCACCGGCGTTTTGTTGGCACGGGCCTTGGCCAGCGGCCACATGGGCGTTTGCTTTTTGTTGGCGTGCTGGTGGCGCACCTTGTCGTAGTCGGCGTTGAGCTCGTCCACATAGGTTTGCACGCCGTCGCCCAACAGGCTTTGCGCCACGCTCACGCTGCGCGAGGCATCGGGCACATAGACCACTGGCCCTTCGTAATGGGGCGAAATTTTGACGGCGGTGTGCACCCGGCTGGTGGTCGCGCCTCCAATCAACAGCGGAATCTTCTTGATGCGGAAGTAGTCGTCCTTTTGCATCTCGCCCGCCACGTACTGCATTTCTTCTAAGCTGGGTGTGATCAGGCCTGAGAGGCCAATGATGTCCGCGCCCTCTGCCTTGGCTTTCGCCAAGATTTCATGGCAAGGCACCATGACGCCCATGTTGACCACGTCAAAGTTGTTGCACTGCAAAACCACGGTCACGATGTTTTTGCCGATGTCGTGCACATCGCCCTTGACCGTGGCAATGACGATCTTGCCCTTGGTCTTCACATCGCGGCCTGCGGCTTCGTCCAGGCGTTTTTCTTCTTCAATATAGGGAATCAGGTGGGCAACGGCCTGCTTCATCACCCGGGCACTTTTCACCACCTGGGGCAAAAACATCTTGCCTTGGCCAAACAGGTCACCCACGATGTTCATGCCATCCATGAGCGGGCCTTCGATCACATGCAAAGGACGTCCGCCTTTGGCCAGCACTTCTTGGTATGCCTCTTCGGTGTCCGCCACGATGAAGTCGGTAATGCCGTGCACCATGGCGTGGCTTAGGCGTTGGCCCACCGTAGCCGGGGCTTCAGGCGTGCCGCGCCACTCCAGTTTCTTGCTCTCGTCTTTAGCGCCGCTCTTGGCGGTTTCGGCAATGTCCACCAAGCGCTCGCCGGCGTCAGCTCGGCGGTTGAGCACCACGTCTTCCACACGTTCACGCAGAACAGGTTCCAGGTCGTCGTACACGCCCACCATACCGGCGTTGACGATGCCCATGTCCATGCCCGCAGCAATGGCGTGGTACAGGAACACGGTGTGGATGGCCTCGCGCACCGGGTCGTTACCGCGGAAGCTAAACGACACGTTAGACACACCGCCACTCACCTTGGCGCCGGGCAGGTTTTGCTTGATCCAGCGGGTGGCTTCAATAAAGTCCACCGCGTAGTTGTTGTGCTCTTCAATGCCTGTAGCAATGGCAAAGATATTGGGGTCGAAGATGATGTCTTCTGGGGGGAAGTCCACCTCGTCCACCAAGATGCGGTACGCGCGCTCGCAAATCTCGATCTTGCGGGCGTAGGTGTCAGCTTGGCCCTGCTCGTCAAACGCCATCACCACGGTGGCGGCCCCATAGCGGCGTAGCAACTTGGCTTGGCGTTTGAACTCTTCTACGCCTTCTTTCATGCTGATGGAGTTAACCACCGCCTTACCCTGCACACAGCGCAAGCCTGCTTCAATGACGCTCCACTTGGAGCTGTCAATCATGAGCGGCACGCGAGAGATATCAGGCTCGCTGGCAATGAGGTTCAAAAACCGCACCATGGCCGCCTGGCTGTCCAGCATGGCCTCGTCCATATTGATGTCGATGATTTGCGCACCGTTCTCGACCTGCTGGCGCGCCACGGCCAAGGCTTCTTCAAACTGGCCGTTCAGAATCATGCGGGCAAACGCCTTGGAACCCGTGACGTTGGTGCGCTCGCCCACATTCACAAACAAAGAGCTGGCGTCAATGCGCACGGGCTCCAGGCCGGAAAGCAGCATGGGCGCAACGGACGTAGCTAAAGAGGGGGAACTTGTAGAAGACATGCATCTCACCTGTAAAAAACATCTTGCCAGGTGAGCGTCGTTGCGGTGGGTCAAGCACTGTCCAAGCCTGACGGGAACAAAGTTTCCCGCTGCAACGCTCCTTGGATGGCGCGATTTTAAGGGCTAACGCGCCGCAAGGGGCGCGAACTTGGGGGCTAAACGCGCACCCAAGCTCCCGAAGTACTGGAAGCCACCATGGCGTCCAATATGCGCATGTTCAAAATGGCGTCTTCCACCCCGTAAGGCAAGGCCACCAGACCGCGCACCACTTGCGCAAACGCATCCCCCTGCAGCGCATACTGGTCGGCCGCGGGCAGGTTTTCCACCTGCTGGGCACCATCGCGCAGGCTTTTTCCGTCGTGCACCCACAGACGGGTTTCTTCCGCCTGCGGGGCGTTGAACGGAATCTCAATCTCCAGTCTTTGCTGGGTGCCTATGACTTGCACCCGTTGGTAGGGGCATGTTTGGGTAGACACCGTGAACGTCAAATGCCTGCCCTGGCCAAAGTCCATCAAGGCACTGGTGGTCCGGTCTGTACCAAACTGCGGGTCATGGTCTTGCAGTGTGATGACGCGCAACGGTTCCGCTTCAAACAAAAACCGCCCCGCCACCAAGGCATAGCACCCGATGTCATACAAAGCCCCACCGCCCGCATCGGGACGGTTGCGGATATTGGCCGCATCGCGGTTGAAGTAGGAGAAAAACAACTGAATGGCGCGCACCTCACCCAATGCGCCGCTGCGCACCAGCTCACGTGCACGCAGCCACTGGGGATGGAAACGCACCATAAAGGCTTCCATGATGTGCACCTTGTCCGCCACTTCACGCAGTTGCGCGGCCTCGTTCGCAGTCAATGCAAACGGCTTTTCGCACAGCACATGCTTGCCAGCCCGGGCAGCAGCCAAGGTCCACGGCACATGCAAATCGTTGGGCAAGGGGTTGTAGACCACCTCAATGGCGGGGTCTTCTAACAAGGCCTCGTAGGACCCATACGCATGGGCGATTCCGAGTTTGTCAGCCGCCGCTTGTGCAGACGCGGCGTTGCGCGAGGCAATGGCGCGCACCTCGCACCATTGGCTACCTTGCAAGCCCGGGATGACCTTTTGAACCCCGATCTTGGCCGTGCTGAGCACGCCCCACTGAACTTTTTGCATGAAAAATTGCCTTGGTAGTGGGGTTGCAGTTACACCGTGGATAGGTTCTGATGGCTTAGTAGTACAGGAACAGTCCGAGCTCGGAATGGTCCCCATTTTTACTGGCACCGCCCGCGACAGGCTTGAGGGTTTCACTCACGTAGCGCAAGCTGATACCAAATTGGCCAGGATCATTGCCTTTTTTAGGGGGCGTAGAGTCCAAGACGTACTGCAACTCAAGCACTGCGCCTGGCTCACTCTCATAGCGACCAACAACCGGAAGGCCCGTAGCCAGACCTGTGCCAGTCACCTCAGCCAATGTGAGTACACGCACACCGGCCCCCAGACGCCAGCTAGGCGCCATGTCGTAAAAGCCCATCAATTCCGCTGAGTTAGTAGTCAGAGCGAGTTCGGCGTCCGACGCATTGGTGGCTGTGCGTTGACGACCTAAAGTTCCTTGCACTGTGAACTTTGGTGCTACACGGTAATCCATGCCAACCTTGTACAGCAAACCAAGACCGGTCTTCACATTCCAAGTTGAGCCATCTGTGTAGCCGCCCTTGAGGATGGACTCACCGCCAAAGCCCGTGCCAGCCATACCATAGAAGCGCCAATTGGTAGTATCCGCATGCGCCAGTGCACCGCCCAGCCCCAATGCAAGGGCTAACAATTTAGTTTTCATCTATCCCCCTGAAAAAAGGGATGCATTGTTACATGGGAAAATCAGCGGAATTAGCCTCAGGCCGCGTCTTTGTAGAAATAGTTTCGATTCAGCGAACGCGTGGCAACGGGGGCAACGGCTTGGGCGATGGCGCCGATGTGGTCGGGCGTGGTGCCGCAGCAACCGCCCAGGATATTGACCAGGCCTTCGGCAGCAAACTCACGCACCAAACGGCTGGTGACATCGGGGGTTTCATCGAAGCCGGTGTCGCTCATGGGGTTAGGCAAACCGGCGTTGGGATAACAACTAATGAACGTGTCCGGTGCCACTTTGTGCAGCTCCTGAATGTAGGGGCGCATGAGCGCAGCGCCCAAAGCGCAGTTCAGCCCGATCGCCAGTGGTTGCGCGTGGCGCACGCTGTGCCAAAACGCGGTCACGGTTTGGCCACTCAAGATACGGCCGGAGGCATCGGTTACCGTACCGCTGATCAAAATAGGCAGGCGTTCACCACTGGCTTCAAAGTATTCGTCCACCGCAAACAAGGCCGCCTTGGCGTTCAAGGTGTCAAAAATGGTTTCCACCAAGATCACATCGGCGCCACCTTCGACCAAGCCTTTGGTTTGCTCGTAGTAGGCCGCGCGCAGCTCTTCAAACGTGACGTTGCGTGCGCCGGGGTCGTTCACGTCGGGGCTGATGCTGGCGGTTTTGGGCGTGGGGCCTAAGGCACCGGCCACAAAACGGGGCTTGTCGGGCGTGGAGTATTTGTCGCACGCTGCGCGCGCCAACTTGGCCGACACCACGTTCATTTCATAGGCCAACTCGCCCATGTCGTAGTCCGCTTGCGCCACGGTGGTGGCACCAAAGGTGTTGGTTTCAATCAGGTCAGCACCGGCCGCCAAGTAACGCTCGTGGATGTCACTGATCACGTCTGGCCGGGTCAGGCTCAGCAATTCGTTATTGCCCTTGATGTCCCGGTGAAAGTCTTTGAACCGGTCACCTTGGCCACCGGGCCCGGTGTAGCCTTCGCCACGGTACTGGGCTTCACCCAATTTGAAACGCTGGATCATGGTGCCCATGGCACCGTCCAAGATGGCAATGCGTTGTGCCAAGATGCCGGGCAATTGCTGGGCGCGGGTGTATGTGATGTTTTTCATGCGGGCTCACCTGGTGAATGTCAAACAAGTGAGCGCGGTTGTCCAACCCAAGCCTGGCGGGGAGTGTGGCAACACACTTCAGCCGCTGCAGCGCCCCTTGGGAGCGTGAATTTTAGTGCAGGCAATTGCTTTACGTCTTGCCAAACAAACGCTGTCACGCCAAGGTCGAAGACAATAGGCCACTTAACCACCCGCTTGCAAACCACGAGCTTGGGCTGGTTTGCGGTATGACTTTAGGCAGTTTTGGCCTTCTGCGCCCGTAGATACTGCGCAAGCAGCTACTGTTTATATAGCAATCACTTTGTCCTACGCTCAGGTTCTTCACGACGTTTTTGGCTACGCGCAGTTTCGGGGGCCCCAAGAAGCCATTGTTGAGCATGTGGGCGCAGGCGGAGACGCGCTGGTACTCATGCCCACGGGCGGTGGCAAATCCTTGTGCTACCAAATCCCGGCTATTGCCCGCCAGCAAGCCGGGCATGGGGTCACGGTGGTGATTTCGCCGCTGATTGCGCTGATGCACGACCAAGTGGGTGCACTGCATGAAGCGGGCGTGAGCGCTGCCTTTTTGAACTCCACACTGAGCAGTGATGAGGCATACCAAGTGGAGCAGCGCATGCTGCGCGGCGAGATCACGCTGCTATACGCCGCACCGGAACGGGTCACGACTCCACGCTTTTTGGCCCAGCTCGACTCCATGTTCGAGCGCGGCACGCTCAGCCTGTTTGCCATTGACGAAGCCCATTGCGTAAGCCAATGGGGACACGACTTTCGCCCTGAGTACCGCGCGCTCACGGTCTTGCATGAGCGCTACCCTGGCGTGCCGCGCATGGCGCTCACGGCCACGGCGGATGACCTGACGCGGGCCGACATTTTGGAGCGCTTGCAGCTGCAAGACGCCCGCGCCTTTGTCAGCAGCTTTGACCGGCCCAACATCCGCTACACCATCGTCGAGAAGAAAGACAGCACCCAGCAGCTCTTGCGCTTTATTGCCCGGGAGCATGAGGGTGATGCGGGCATTGTGTATTGCCAGTCCCGCCGCAAGGTCGAAGACATTGCCCAAACGCTGGTGGATGCAGGCCTGAACGCTTTGCCCTACCACGCAGGGCTGGACACCAAGATCCGACAAACGCACCAAGACCGCTTCTTGCGCGAAGAGGGCATCGTGATGGTGGCCACCATCGCGTTTGGCATGGGTATCGACAAGCCCGATGTGCGTTTTGTGGCGCATTTGGACATGCCCAAAAATATCGAAGGCTACTACCAAGAGACAGGCCGCGCCGGGCGTGATGGACTGAGCGCCCAAGCGTGGATGGCCTACGGCTTGCAAGACATGGTGAACCAGCGCCGCATGATTGACGAGAGCCCGGCCAGCGAGGAATTCAAGCAAGTCATGCGTGGCAAGCTCGATGCGCTCTTGGGCCTAGCCGAAGCGTCAGACTGCCGCCGCGTGCGCTTGTTGGCCTATTTCGGCGAGAGCAGCACGCCGTGTGGCAACTGCGACAACTGCTTGAACCCGCCTGAAGTATGGGATGGCACCGACGCCGCACGCAAGCTGTTGTCAACCATTTACCGCATTCAGCAGATGAGTGGCATCAGCTTTGGTGCAGGGCATTTGATGGACATTGTGCGGGGCAAAGTCACTGACAAAGTGACCCAGTACAACCACGCCAGCTTGAGCACCTTTGGCATCGGTGCCGACTTTAGTGAACTGCAACTGAGAGGGGTTTTACGGCAACTCATCGCGATGGGTGCGGTAACCGTAGATGCCCAAGCATTCAACACCCTGCAACTTACAGAGCAGGCCCGCGCCGTTTTGAAGGGTGAGGTTGCAGTGAGCTTACGGGAGTCGGTGTCTAGCCCGGCGGAGCGAAAGTCTAAGCGTAACCCCCGCTTGGGTGCCATTGTGAAAGCCCCGATTCAGTTGGACAGCGAGGCTTTGATGCGGTACTCAGCGCTGAAGGCCTGGCGCGCTGAGGTCGCCAAGGAGCACAACCTACCCGCTTATGTCATTTTCCATGATGCGACGCTGGCCGCTATTGCGCAGCGCTCGCCCCAATCGCTAGAAGACTTGCAAGGTATCAGCGGTATTGGGGCAAAAAAGCTGGAAGCTTATGCGCAGGAGGTGCTGCGTGTGCTCGCGCAGAGCCAGTAATCCTGCTGCCAAGCCAAGCAGGCACTGCTAAACAGTAGCTAGCTTGGACCCAGAACGCCTAGTGGCGGCGAAAGCAGCTCTCGTACGAGATAGCCGCACCCGTCATGGTGTTTTGCAAACGCTCAATCGCGCGCTGGTGGCGAGCACCATTAGGTGCAGTGCGTGCCAACTGGCTGTGCTGTTGTACTAGCGCATGCAATTTGTTGCGGCAGGCGTCTAACGCACCCGCAAAGTTCAGCGCAATATAGGCTGAATGGTCTGCGTGGGTTTGACGAAACTCGTCAGACCAGTAATTGAACAGCTGCCACTTGTAAGTTCCTTTTTCGGGGACTTGAATGAGGTCTTTACGCATTTGCACCAACTTTTTGTTAAACAATCGTTCAGCATCGGGTTCAAAACTGCCAGCTCGGGGTTTGAGGAGCTAGCAGCTTTGGTACCTGCCTGTACCTTTCACGCGTGAGGGCTTGGTTTGGTTGACACCTAGCCCAAAAAATCACGGTTTAGGTGCGCGGGTCTATGCTTGACCGCGAAAAAATGCCCCTTGGCGGGGCTGTTTTTGGGGAAGCGTGGGGCGCAAACCCGGTTAGCCGCGGTCTATCTATTGCAAAAACCCCATGCTCCGCTGTTCACGGACCTCCGGTTTGATGCGGTGTTCCGCTTCTAGTTGCTCCAAAAACTCCTCTGGCTCCAAGATAGTGTCCAAGAGATGGGCTTGGCGTTTCACTGCGGCAAAGTCCCCCGGGCACAACTGATCCAACGCGGTCAGGCGCGTCAATAGCGGGGGCGTCAGGCGCTCACACTGGTCAGAGCAGGCCTCGGCAATAAAAAATGCCTCGCGCTGGACGCGTGTCAGCGGCTTGAACTGAATCTTGAACGTGAACCTGCGCAATGCCGCTTGGTCAATGCGGTCCATCAGGTTGGTGGTGCAGATGAAGATGCCGGCAAAGCGCTCCATGCCCTGCAGCATTTCGTTGACTTCTGTTACCTCGTAGGTACGCTGGGCGCTCCTGCGGTCTTGCAAGAAGCTGTCGGCTTCGTCCAGTAGCAAGACGGCTCCATCGGCTTCGGCATCCTTGAACATGTGCGCCATGTTTTTTTCAGTGTCGCCGATGTACTTACTACTCAGATCACTTGCCTGGCGCACCATGAGTGGCTTAGCAAGTTCGTTGGCAATGTGCTGCGCCAGCGCGGTTTTACCTGTGCCGGGCGGGCCATAAAAACACAGTGTGCCATGCCCACGCGCCTGCAAGGCTTGCACCACCCGCGGAATTTGGTAGCGGCTTTCAATATGAGACAGCGCTGGCTTGTACTGGGTGATGCTAGGCGGATATACGGGTGTGCTGCGCGTGCCAAGCGCTATGTCCGCATTACGCAATTGGCGCTCCATGAGCTGCTCTAAGTGCTCCGCACCGCCAGCTTGCTTGGAATGGCGGGCGAGTTCTGCAAAGCGTGCGGCGGTGCGTATTTGTGCAGGTGTCAGGCCCTTGCGCGCGGTGAGTCGGCCTACAAACGCGTCGGACACATTAATTCCCGCGAGCGTTTTCCGCACGATCGCCTCCCGGGCTCCTGGAGGAGGAGACTTAAGCTCAAGGTGGTACGCAAACCTTCGGCGAAAGGCCGGATCAATTTGTTCGATGCGGTTGGTCACCCATACTGTCGGGATCGTATTCGTCTCCAGAATCTGGTTCACCCAGGCCTTTCCGTTGACGCTGGTTCCCACTGGGATTGCACTTGCGTCCGAGCGTGCCAACAGTTGCGCCGCTTCGCTTGAGAGTGGAGGGAACACATCCTCCACTTCATCAAAGAGCAGGGCCGCTTGGGTGCTGCCCTTCAAGAAGACCTGAGCAATTTGCAAAGATCGGTATCTGTCACGTCCGCTCAAGGAGTTGCCATCCCGGTCGGCGTACTCCACCTCAAACAGGTCTAGGCCTGCATGCTGCGCCACCACTTTGGCAAGTTCTGTCTTGCCGGTGCCGGGTGGGCCATACAGCAGGATGTTGACGCCCGGCTCCTTGCACTCGACTGCGCGCGCCAAAAGATGTGACAAGACCAAGGCATCCTCAGCCACAAAGGCAAAGTCCCCCATGGTGAGCGTGCTCTTGGATGACAGGCGGGTAAAGACCGCCATGAGCTCGGACTGGTCGCGGTAATGGCGCATCAGAACTGGGGGGAGCTTTTCGCTGACCTTCATGAGGTCGGCAAGGTCGGTAATGTTGTGCTCAGAGATCAGGTTTTCTACCAGTCCAATACGTTCGAGGCGAGAGCCTGCGCGCAGCGCGTCGCCTAGCTCTTGAGCGTCCACTCCGGCAACTTGGGCCATGGTAGCAAAGGCTTCGGGCGCATTTTGGACCTTGAACTCGACCAAGATGCTGCGCATTTCGCGCTGGTAACGGGCCAAGGTTCCATAGAGCAGCAAGGCACGCTCGGCTTTGTTGAGCTTCAACAGCCCCGCCAGAGCGTTGATGTTTTTTTCCACCATCGTGGATTGTTTCTTGAGTGAGGCCGCTAAGCCTTCGGCAGTTGCACTCAGTACGGAGATGAGGTCTTTTGCATGCTCTTTGGCGTACTCATCTAAGAAGAAGAACAAGGTGGCTTCGTCATATTGGCCTCGCCAGGTTCCGTGGCGGGCCATAAATTCTTGAGCCGCCAGCTGTTCGTGGCCACGCCACAACTCGTTACCTAAGCAACGGCGCTGCAAAAAGTCGCGCAACCGAGCCAGCACCGACACGGGCCACATCAAGTGGCGCCCGGCCAAACCGACGATCCCATTGAGGTCGCGGCGCACATTAAAGTTTGCACCTTGGCGAACGGCCAAGGTCAGCACAAAGTGCGAGCACATCAGATCCAACACCGGTGCGTCCTGCAAACCCGGTGATGAAATAAGATGCCCCCCCAAGGGCTGAAAAAGCAAACGCTTGGCCATCAAGTGCCTCCGACGCTGAGTTGCGCCGGATTTACGATAGCGCAGTCAGGCGCAAGATGGAAGTACCGATCGCACATTTATTTGCGACCTTGCGCCCCCAGTTTCGATTTTGCATACCCTTAAGTGACTGCAAAGTCGCGTATTTGTGACGAAAGTGCACGCAATATGCCAGTGCACCTCTATGAAGATTGGAACAATGACCATGGTTGAATACGAAGATGTGTTGGCAGCTGCCCAGCGGCTACAAGGCCATTTGCTAAATACCCCTTGTGTGGCATCACAAACGCTGTCGGACATTACCGGTGCCCAAGTGTTCCTAAAGTTCGAGAATTTACAGTTCACCGCTTCGTTTAAGGAGCGTGGCGCGTGCAACAAGTTGGCGCAGTTGACCAAGGAGCAGTCGGCCCGGGGCGTGATCGCGATGAGCGCTGGCAACCACGCGCAAGGAGTGGCTTACCACGCGCAACGCTTGGGGTTACGCGCGGTGATCGTCATGCCGCGCTTTACGCCAGGCGTGAAGGTGGAGCGCACGCGCGGCTTTGGCGCCGAGGTCATTTTGTACGGTGACAGCTTGGAAGATGCCCGCGCCCATGCCTATGCCTTGGCGGAGTCCGAAAAGTTGTGCTTTGTACACCCCTACGACGATGAGGCAGTCATGGCCGGGCAAGGCACCGTCGCACTGGAAATGCTAGAGCAGGTGCCAAACTTAGACACTTTGGTGATTGCGATCGGCGGTGGCGGTTTGATATCGGGCATGGCCACGGTGGCAAAAGCGCTGAAGCCTGGGATTGAAGTCATCGGGGTGCAAACGGT is from Rhodoferax aquaticus and encodes:
- the recQ gene encoding DNA helicase RecQ produces the protein MSYAQVLHDVFGYAQFRGPQEAIVEHVGAGGDALVLMPTGGGKSLCYQIPAIARQQAGHGVTVVISPLIALMHDQVGALHEAGVSAAFLNSTLSSDEAYQVEQRMLRGEITLLYAAPERVTTPRFLAQLDSMFERGTLSLFAIDEAHCVSQWGHDFRPEYRALTVLHERYPGVPRMALTATADDLTRADILERLQLQDARAFVSSFDRPNIRYTIVEKKDSTQQLLRFIAREHEGDAGIVYCQSRRKVEDIAQTLVDAGLNALPYHAGLDTKIRQTHQDRFLREEGIVMVATIAFGMGIDKPDVRFVAHLDMPKNIEGYYQETGRAGRDGLSAQAWMAYGLQDMVNQRRMIDESPASEEFKQVMRGKLDALLGLAEASDCRRVRLLAYFGESSTPCGNCDNCLNPPEVWDGTDAARKLLSTIYRIQQMSGISFGAGHLMDIVRGKVTDKVTQYNHASLSTFGIGADFSELQLRGVLRQLIAMGAVTVDAQAFNTLQLTEQARAVLKGEVAVSLRESVSSPAERKSKRNPRLGAIVKAPIQLDSEALMRYSALKAWRAEVAKEHNLPAYVIFHDATLAAIAQRSPQSLEDLQGISGIGAKKLEAYAQEVLRVLAQSQ
- a CDS encoding ATP-binding protein, whose protein sequence is MAKRLLFQPLGGHLISSPGLQDAPVLDLMCSHFVLTLAVRQGANFNVRRDLNGIVGLAGRHLMWPVSVLARLRDFLQRRCLGNELWRGHEQLAAQEFMARHGTWRGQYDEATLFFFLDEYAKEHAKDLISVLSATAEGLAASLKKQSTMVEKNINALAGLLKLNKAERALLLYGTLARYQREMRSILVEFKVQNAPEAFATMAQVAGVDAQELGDALRAGSRLERIGLVENLISEHNITDLADLMKVSEKLPPVLMRHYRDQSELMAVFTRLSSKSTLTMGDFAFVAEDALVLSHLLARAVECKEPGVNILLYGPPGTGKTELAKVVAQHAGLDLFEVEYADRDGNSLSGRDRYRSLQIAQVFLKGSTQAALLFDEVEDVFPPLSSEAAQLLARSDASAIPVGTSVNGKAWVNQILETNTIPTVWVTNRIEQIDPAFRRRFAYHLELKSPPPGAREAIVRKTLAGINVSDAFVGRLTARKGLTPAQIRTAARFAELARHSKQAGGAEHLEQLMERQLRNADIALGTRSTPVYPPSITQYKPALSHIESRYQIPRVVQALQARGHGTLCFYGPPGTGKTALAQHIANELAKPLMVRQASDLSSKYIGDTEKNMAHMFKDAEADGAVLLLDEADSFLQDRRSAQRTYEVTEVNEMLQGMERFAGIFICTTNLMDRIDQAALRRFTFKIQFKPLTRVQREAFFIAEACSDQCERLTPPLLTRLTALDQLCPGDFAAVKRQAHLLDTILEPEEFLEQLEAEHRIKPEVREQRSMGFLQ
- a CDS encoding threonine ammonia-lyase, coding for MVEYEDVLAAAQRLQGHLLNTPCVASQTLSDITGAQVFLKFENLQFTASFKERGACNKLAQLTKEQSARGVIAMSAGNHAQGVAYHAQRLGLRAVIVMPRFTPGVKVERTRGFGAEVILYGDSLEDARAHAYALAESEKLCFVHPYDDEAVMAGQGTVALEMLEQVPNLDTLVIAIGGGGLISGMATVAKALKPGIEVIGVQTVRFPAMFNAIKGTAHPQGSSTIAEGIAVGTPGQLPQDVIKARVDDLLLVDEGDIEQALVMLLEVEKTLVEGAGAAGLAALLKYPERFKGKRVGLVLCGGNIDPLFLAAIIQRGMVRAGRLARIRVGARDVPGTLARITAMVAEAGANIDEVHHQRAFTTLSVQNAEIELVVQTRGHAHVNDVLAVLRDAGFDARLA